A DNA window from Ipomoea triloba cultivar NCNSP0323 chromosome 10, ASM357664v1 contains the following coding sequences:
- the LOC116033692 gene encoding glutamine-dependent NAD(+) synthetase: MRLLKVATCNLNQWAMDFDCNMKNIKDSISRAKAAGAVIRLGPELEITGYGCEDHFLELDTVSHAWECLKELLLGDWTDGILCSFGMPVVKGSEHYNCQVFCLNRKILMIRPKMWLANDGNYRELRWFTAWKRRDLEDFQLPSEISEALSQTTVPFGYGYIQFLDTAVAAEVCEELFVPSPPHGELALNGVEVFMNASGSHHQLRKLDLRIRAFISATHMRGGVYMYSNQQGCDGGRLYFDGCSCVVVNGDLLAQGSQFSLKDVEMVFAEIDLDAVASLRASISSFQEQASCKPKVSAVVVAYKLCQSFNLQRSLSSPLKIRYHSPEEEISLGPACWLWDYLRRSGASGFLLPLSGGADSSSVAAIVGSMCQLVVKEIANGDEQVKADAMRIGHYTDGKFPTDSKEFAKRIFYTVFMGSENSSEATTSRAKLLADEIGSWHLNVSIDVVVSSLISLFQTLTGKRPRYKVDGGSNTENLALQNIQARVRMVLAFMLASLLPWVHSKPGFYLVLGSSNVDEALRGYLTKYDCSSADINPIGSISKTDLRTFLRWAAIHLGYSSLAEIEAAPPTAELEPIRSNYSQLDEVDMGMTYDELSVYGRMRKIFRCGPVSMFKNLCYKWGTKLTPKEVADKVKYFFKYYSINRHKMTVLTPSYHAESYSPEDNRFDLRQFLYNVRWPYQFRKIDELVNELDGDRVAITQSTAQETADVTTDGGMGVVAAGAGNPRAGV; this comes from the exons GTGGGAGTGCTTAAAAGAATTACTACTAGGTGATTGGACAGATGGCATATTGTGTAGTTTTGGAATGCCTGTTGTCAAAGGGTCAGAGCATTACAACTGTCAAGTATTTTGTCTTAACAGGAAAATATTAATGATACGGCCCAAGATGTGGCTAGCAAATGATGGAAACTACAGGGAACTTCGATGGTTTACCGCATGGAAGAGAAGAGATCTTGAGGATTTTCAGCTCCCAAGTGAAATTTCTGAAGCTTTGTCTCAGACAACTGTGCCATTTGGCTATGGCTATATCCAGTTCTTAGACAC AGCTGTTGCAGCTGAAGTTTGTGAGGAACTTTTTGTACCTTCACCACCCCATGGTGAACTTGCATTGAATGGCGTTGAAGTGTTTATGAATGCAAGTGGAAGTCATCATCAATTAAGAAAGCTTGATCTTCGCATTCGTGCTTTCATAAGTGCCACGCACATGCGTGGAGGAGTATACATGTACAGCAATCAACAAGGATGTGATGGCGGTCGGCTTTATTTTG ATGGATGTTCTTGTGTGGTTGTGAATGGAGATCTTTTAGCTCAAGGTTCACAATTTTCTCTGAAGGATGTTGAAATGGTGTTTGCTGAAATTGACCTAGATGCG GTTGCTAGTCTTAGAGCATCTATCAGTAGTTTTCAAGAGCAGGCTAGTTGCAAACCAAAAGTTTCTGCAGTAGTTGTTGCTTACAAGCTTTGCCAATCCTTTAATCTCCAAAGGTCACTATCTAGTCCTCTTAAG ATTAGGTATCACTCCCCCGAGGAGGAAATATCTCTTGGGCCTGCTTGCTGGCTATGGGATTATTTAAGAAGAAGTGGTGCATCTGGTTTTTTGCTCCCACTTTCAGGTGGTGCAGATAGTTCCTCTGTTGCCGCAATAGTTGGATCAATGTGTCAGCTTGTAGTTAAAG AAATTGCAAATGGGGATGAACAAGTCAAAGCTGATGCTATGCGAATTGGCCATTACACTGATGGAAAGTTCCCAACAGATAGCAAAGAATTTGCTAAACGGATATTTTATACAGTTTTCATGGGATCTGAAAATAG TTCTGAAGCCACCACATCTAGGGCAAAGCTTCTGGCAGATGAAATTGGATCATGGCATCTTAATGTTAGCATAGATGTAGTGGTCTCTTCTCTGATCTCTTTGTTTCAAACACTTACTGGGAAGCGTCCACGCTATAAG GTAGATGGGGGATCAAACACTGAGAACTTGGCACTGCAAAATATTCAAGCTCGAGTCAGAATGGTCCTAGCATTCATGCTAGCATCACTCCTGCCATGGGTTCATAGTAAACCAGGTTTTTATTTGGTTTTGGGTAGCTCCAATGTAGATGAAGCATTGCGTGGTTATCTAACAAAG TATGATTGCAGTTCAGCTGATATAAATCCAATTGGAAGTATCAGTAAGACGGATCTTCGAACATTTCTGAGATGGGCAGCCATTCATCTTGGTTACTCATCCTTGGCAGAAATTGAAGCAGCCCCTCCCACTGCTGAATTGGAGCCTATACGATCCAACTATAGCCAG CTGGATGAAGTGGACATGGGAATGACATATGACGAACTCTCGGTTTATGGAAGAATGCGCAAGATTTTCCGCTGTGGGCCTGTATCAATGTTTAAG AATCTCTGTTACAAATGGGGTACAAAGTTAACGCCAAAGGAGGTGGCTGATAAAGTAAAGTATTTCTTCAAGTACTATTCCATTAATAGACACAAGATGACTGTGTTAACGCCTTCATACCATGCTGAG AGTTACTCACCAGAGGACAACAGGTTTGATCTTCGACAGTTTTTGTACAACGTCAGATGGCCTTACCAGTTCCGCAAAATTGATGAACTTGTGAATGAGCTTGATGGTGACCGGGTTGCCATTACACAATCAACTGCCCAGGAAACGGCAGATGTCACTACAGATGGTGGCATGGGTGTTGTGGCAGCAGGTGCAGGCAACCCAAGAGCTGGTGTTTAG